A genomic segment from Aegilops tauschii subsp. strangulata cultivar AL8/78 chromosome 1, Aet v6.0, whole genome shotgun sequence encodes:
- the LOC109741531 gene encoding uncharacterized protein, with protein sequence MRGDRSAMRVTRGMHLEAKMGENAWRAGEVVWGNGHSYVLRWFDGGPDSERIRRTDVRPLPDPAVKLPADLATGDEVEVFHRNLWKRAVVVGAAGHGQFDVKIARSTEVLTADTSVLRPLMAYRGGEKGWVLIHKDNEIPAESAVPWRPVAGKNIKSKANDNGGGKFAAHSTNLGLGKTKRSNYAVDADIVRDVKRFQGNNVFLAKREPAARYHDNNIEVMDVHPSHYLKKREQETSNHTKPNDEEIDVIGGGTDSDNDDDSNSSKSDPSSSDGDSSSSGGSNSNSNAGARAVPPTAEHCQENQEVQSPPSCKEEEQDSEERTESRGSARMRHRPADEEEEQNEQEVEEHDHRVHGLELEAYVSVMKAFYFTGPLTWAKEELLSDLRLQLHVSSDEHLQAIWRLKGKK encoded by the exons ATGAGGGGGGATCGATCGGCCATGAGGGTCACCCGAGGTATGCACCTGGAGGCGAAGATGGGCGAGAACGCGTGgcgcgccggcgaggtggtctgGGGCAACGGACACTCGTACGTCCTGCGGTGGTTCGATGGCGGCCCAGACTCTGAGCGCATCCGGAGGACGGATGTCCGGCCGCTCCCGGATCCCGCCGTCAAGCTGCCGGCGGACCTTGCCACCGGCGACGAGGTTGAGGTGTTTCACAGAAACCTGTGGAAGCGCGCCGTGGTCGTGGGAGCCGCCGGCCACGGTCAGTTTGATGTCAAGATCGCCCGCTCGACCGAGGTTCTTACGGCGGACACGAGCGTGCTGCGGCCCCTTATGGCGTAtcggggaggggagaaaggctgGGTCTTGATCCACAAG GATAACGAAATCCCCGCCGAGAGCGCCGTGCCATGGCGCCCCGTGGCCGGTAAGAACATCAAAAGCAAAGCCAATGACAATGGAGGCGGCAAGTTCGCCGCGCATTCCACCAATCTGGGTCTGGGCAAGACGAAGAGGAGCAATTACGCGGTGGACGCCGACATTGTCAGGGATGTCAAGAGATTTCAGGGCAACAACGTCTTCTTGGCCAAGAGAGAACCCGCAGCAAGGTACCACGACAACAACATAGAGGTGATGGATGTACACCCAAGCCATTACCTCAAGAAACGGGAGCAGGAGACGAGCAATCATACTAAACCCAACGATGAGGAAATTGATGTGATCGGAGGAGGAACGGACAGCGACAACGACGACGATTCCAACAGTAGCAAGTCTGATCCATCGTCGTCGGACGGAGACAGCAGCAGCAGTGGGGgaagcaacagcaacagcaacgcCGGCGCTCGTGCAGTTCCCCCGACCGCCGAGCATTGCCAAGAAAATCAAGAAGTCCAGTCGCCGCCGAGCTGCAAGGAAGAGGAGCAAGATTCTGAGGAGAGGACCGAGTCCCGTGGCAGCGCGAGAATGCGCCACCGACCGGCGGACGAGGAAGAGGAACAGAATGAGCAAGAAGTAGAGGAGCATGATCACCGCGTCCATGGCCTGGAGCTGGAGGCCTACGTGAGCGTCATGAAGGCCTTCTACTTCACGGGACCGCTGACCTGGGCCAAGGAGGAGCTGCTGTCCGACCTCCGCCTGCAGCTCCACGTCTCCAGCGACGAGCACCTGCAGGCGATATGGCGTCTCAAGGGGAAGAAGTAA
- the LOC109741529 gene encoding uncharacterized protein, protein MASRRPRDVRDPVLDMVFQAASDDNLPLFKALVMVLDMGRGCPKEAIEGLRVEEAGKLQGFSALHIAATRGSLRVCRYLVEELLIDVDLVDKEGRTPLLFATYHNGGTAEYLLDHGADQDKANNDGISLLHYAAESGNCEMLELFLAKGAYVDPVAAHGTPLHGAAGEGQYGAVKILLDHNADYNKMVNGVTPLMAARDANSTECIKLLVKVQEEPMLKREIVASELISLGSISLKKKDYAVAAKLYSRAMQLDPDDAVLFSDRSLCWLHMGDGRKALLDANKCRKMRPHWPKACRRQGEALMLLKDYEGASERFLDGLKLDPVDTDIEDALREAMKSLKTSRSTKAR, encoded by the exons ATGGCGTCGCGTCGCCCCCGTGACG TCCGCGACCCGGTGCTGGACATGGTTTTCCAGGCGGCCTCCGACGACAACCTCCCCCTCTTCAAGG CGCTGGTCATGGTGCTGGACATGGGCAGGGGCTGCCCCAAGGAGGCGATTGAGGGGTTGAGGGTGGAGGAGGCTGGGAAGCTCCAAGGTTTCAGCGCGCTGCACATCGCCGCCACTAGAGGGAGCCTGCGGGTGTGCAGGTACCTCGTCGAGGAGCTGCTGATAGATGTGGATCTGGTCGACAAGGAAG GTAGAACACCTCTGTTGTTTGCAACATACCACAATGGGGGTACTGCCGAGTATCTTCTCGATCATGGTGCTGATCAAGACAAAGCCAATAATGATGGGATTTCCCTGTTACATTATGCCGCTGAATCAG GCAATTGTGAAATGCTAGAGCTTTTCCTTGCAAAAGGAGCTTATGTTGACCCGGTAGCTGCTCATGGAACACCACTTCATGGTGCTGCTGGTGAAGGGCAATATGGTGCTGTGAAGATTTTATTGGACCACAATGCAGAT TACAACAAGATGGTAAATGGTGTGACACCTCTTATGGCTGCTAGAGATGCCAACTCAACGGAATGTATCAAGCTCCTAGTTAAG GTTCAGGAGGAGCCCATGCTTAAACGGGAAATCGTGGCATCAGAGCTTATATCACTAGGGAGTATCTCTTTAAAGAAAAAAGATTATGCTGTCGCAGCAAAATTGTACAGTCGG GCAATGCAGCTTGATCCTGATGATGCAGTCTTGTTCTCAGACAGGAGCCTTTGTTGGCTTCACATGGGCGATGGAAGAAAGGCTTTGCTAGATGCTAATAAATGCAGAAAAATGCGGCCTCACTGGCCAAAAGCTTGTCGCCGGCAGGGTGAAGCTCTGATGCTACTGAAG GACTATGAGGGCGCAAGTGAACGGTTCTTGGATGGTCTCAAATTGGACCCAGTGGACACTGACATCGAGGATGCATTACG GGAAGCTATGAAGTCCTTGAAGACGTCTAGGAGCACGAAAGCCAGGTGA